One window of Cataglyphis hispanica isolate Lineage 1 chromosome 12, ULB_Chis1_1.0, whole genome shotgun sequence genomic DNA carries:
- the LOC126853311 gene encoding uncharacterized protein LOC126853311 — translation MRYYLFLLIVAICEASIITRDVDYTNLQAVYHGHGATSYQNVQIDNHDNILVPANYRDQAEIVDLEHHAYYQPIIQIVDSQNDIDDIHDISHSHTTPYEEFTIADIKSDVLEHYFNHDDEKHYHDLPIYENN, via the exons ATGAGATACTAT TTGTTTTTATTGATAGTTGCGATTTGCGAGGCGAGCATAATAACAAGAGATGTGGATTACACGAATCTTCAGGCAGTTTATCACGGCCATGGCGCTACCAGTTATCAAAACGTGCAAATTGATAATCATGATAATATACTAGTACCGGCGAACTACAGAGACCAAGCGGAAATTGTAGATTTGGAGCATCATGCATATTATCAACCAATTATTCAAATCGTTGACTCTCAGAACGACATAGATGACATCCATGATATATCCCATTCACACACaa CTCCATACGAAGAATTTACTATCGCTGATATCAAGTCAGATGTATtggaacattattttaatcatgatGATGAGAAACATTATCATGATCTCCCCatatacgaaaataattaa
- the LOC126853298 gene encoding uncharacterized protein LOC126853298, producing the protein MFRILIPCLIWLSTVRSEAGMQMNMPDEPLMDRAADTSILKAKRESIHQPCGPIYSHVPTYSPPSVYVKPLLQQAYLKKELGVAQPLAHLQYIQQPPAYAVVPKPAVTYVKPVTSAINYHPVHQPVQYIKPVMPIDQKPLLSYAPVYQKSLYSYAPMYQQQQLMYHDVMPKVFLKKYETPVAQIAYQKPLVHTPVQYAAPKVVQIQAPQLSYAKPVVHVPSPLYAPQPVHNSVIVKPHCV; encoded by the exons ATGTTCAGAATATTG ataCCATGCTTAATATGGTTGTCAACGGTGCGTTCGGAGGCTGGGATGCAGATGAACATGCCGGATGAGCCGCTGATGGACAGAGCAGCGGATACTTCGATACTAAAGGCAAAGAGAGAGTCCATTCATCAGCCTTGCGGACCAATTTACTCGCATGTTCCCACTTATTCGCCGCCATCCGTTTACGTTAAGCCCTTGCTACAACAAGCTTATCTGAAAAAGGAACTGGGGGTAGCACAACCCTTAGCTCATTTGCAGTATATTCAACAACCGCCCGCTTATGCCGTGGTACCGAAACCAGCCGTCACATATGTGAAGCCGGTGACATCTGCGATAAATTATCACCCAGTGCATCAACCTGTGCAGTACATCAAGCCCGTGATGCCCATTGATCAGAAGCCTTTGCTGTCATACGCGCCAGTCTATCAAAAATCATTGTATTCTTACGCACCTATGTATCAGCAACAGCAACTTATGTATCATGACGTGATGCCGAAAGTCTTCCTCAAGAAGTATGAAACACCTGTCGCTCAAATTGCTTATCAAAAACCATTGGTCCATACTCCCGTTCAGTACGCGGCGCCGAAGGTGGTGCAGATACAAGCGCCGCAGTTGTCCTATGCAAAACCCGTTGTTCATGTTCCATCACCCTTATATGCCCCGCAACCCGTTCATAATTCTGTCATAGTTAAGCCGCATTGTGTATAG
- the LOC126853310 gene encoding mantle protein-like has protein sequence MRLFVLITMVVTVWASYEEEHGGTTYHETSKPVEIPIYKKYAIPIPHPVPVPVPQQIKVPIPQPYQVQVPVPHPVPVEVVKHVEIPVEKPEPYVVEKKVPYVVEKPYPVTVEKHFPVPIPKPYPVHVPVYKHVFHHKSSGHGWKH, from the exons ATGAGACTATTT gTGTTAATCACTATGGTGGTCACTGTTTGGGCCTCTTATGAGGAGGAACACGGCGGTACAACTTATCACGAAACATCTAAACCAGTGGAGATACCAATCTACAAGAAATACGCGATACCAATTCCCCATCCGGTCCCCGTCCCGGTGCCTCAACAAATTAAGGTTCCAATACCTCAGCCCTATCAAGTTCAAGTTCCAGTACCACATCCAGTTCCTGTAGAAGTTGTCAAACACGTTGAAATACCCGTTGAAAAGCCAGAGCCGTATGTCGTGGAAAAAAAG GTACCATACGTTGTCGAAAAACCATATCCAGTGACCGTAGAAAAGCATTTCCCAGTGCCAATACCTAAACCATATCCAGTTCATGTGCCAGTGTACAAGCACGTCTTCCATCATAAGAGCTCAGGACATGGCTGGAAGCATTGA
- the LOC126853309 gene encoding MAGE-like protein 2: MSKTILLLSLASFGSLVMAGHFDEDQGGSSYEEKTKHVEIPIIKKYAIPIPHPVPYEVPKEIKIPIPQPYKVPVEIPHPYPVEVVKHVEIPIEKPEPVVIEKHVPYVVEKPYPVYVEKKFPVPVAKPYPVHVPIYKHVFHYTSKGKGH, translated from the exons ATGAGTAAAACT ATTCTTTTGTTAAGTCTGGCCTCGTTTGGCAGCCTGGTAATGGCTGGCCATTTTGATGAGGACCAAGGTGGTTCATcatatgaagaaaaaacaaaacatgTGGAAATAccaattattaagaaatatg CCATACCTATTCCACATCCAGTGCCTTATGAAGTgccaaaagaaattaaaatacctATTCCTCAGCCTTATAAAGTACCAGTCGAAATCCCACATCCTTATCCAGTCGAAGTAGTCAAGCATGTTGAAATACCCATAGAAAAACCCGAGCCTGTTGTTATTGAAAAGCat gTTCCTTATGTTGTGGAAAAGCCATATCCTGTTTACGTGGAGAAAAAATTCCCTGTGCCGGTAGCGAAACCATATCCCGTTCATGTCCCGATTTACAAACACGTGTTCCATTATACATCTAAGGGTAAAGGACATTAG
- the LOC126853305 gene encoding valine-rich protein-like translates to MKKIIVLLGIVACSYSSNWGNYGGGELTLGEISVDHHDLGSFDLGKTGSHTLDFLGDHSPLLNEISGWHSDISSHGAKIIPVVKHVGIPTIKKVPISIPHPVVQTIPQPYPVAVVIPKPVPYEVEKQIIKTVEKKVPTPVEKIIPFKIEKPVPFHVVKHVPVPVEKPIPIKIPIYKTIVHKSH, encoded by the exons atgaaaaaaatt aTTGTGCTGTTGGGAATTGTTGCTTGTTCCTATAGTTCCAATTGGGGAAATTATGGCGGAGGTGAGCTTACACTAGGAGAAATCTCTGTAGACCATCATGATTTGGGATCGTTTGATCTGGGAAAAACAG gaaGCCATACCTTAGATTTTTTGGGAGATCACTCGCctcttttaaatgaaattagtGGTTGGCACTCGGACATTAGTAGTCATGGAGCTAAAATAATTCCTGTTGTTAAACACGTcg GAATACCGACAATCAAAAAGGTCCCGATTAGTATTCCGCATCCAGTAGTACAGACAATTCCACAGCCTTATCCTGTTGCTGTGGTAATTCCAAAGCCCGTACCATACGAG GTGGAGAAGCAAATAATTAAGACAGTCGAGAAAAAAGTACCAACGCCCGTCGAGAAAATAATTCCGTTTAAGATCGAGAAACCGGTGCCGTTTCATGTGGTGAAACATGTGCCGGTACCGGTCGAAAAGCCGATTCCGATCAAGATTCCGATCTACAAGACCATTGTACATAAAAGTCATTGA
- the LOC126853295 gene encoding uncharacterized protein LOC126853295: MRRIVLLSFVSLVTATPTIVDQDGRHYTMQIFKIQDAIDRSDQAVSGTSGSGYDGGYGGSYGDSYGSSYGSSNYGGDHGGGFSPSSGGHLESSSGLESHQDFSSGGGYDAGGDDSSHGISLDSGHNYVHSVPVSEHIEVTKPVAVPVYKHIGVPVPKSVPIAVPHPVAVGVPQPYPVHVPVPKHIPIQVVKTVAIPVEKKVPYPVEKHIPVPVEKPVPITIEKHIPVPVVKPYPIKIPVYKTIYHHAKKH, encoded by the exons ATGAGAAGAATC GTGCTTCTTTCTTTCGTGTCTCTGGTTACGGCCACTCCGACGATCGTGGACCAAGATGGTAGACACTATACAatgcaaatattcaaaatcCAGGACGCAATCGATCGATCCGATCAAGCGGTTTCTGGTACTTCCGGTAGCGGTTACGATGGTGGTTACGGAGGAAGCTACGGGGATAGCTACGGGAGTAGCTATGGGAGCAGTAATTATGGGGGTGATCATGGGGGTGGTTTCAGTCCTAGTTCCGGCGGGCATCTAGAGTCCTCCAGCGGTCTTGAAAGTCATCAAGATTTTTCTTCCGGTGGTGGATACGACGCTGGCGGTGATGATAGCAGCCATGGAATTTCGCTGGACAGCGGGCATAACTACGTACACAGTGTTCCTGTTTCTGAACACATCGAAGTGACAAAACCTGTAGCTGTACCAGTTTATAAACACATTG gtGTACCGGTTCCAAAATCAGTGCCGATAGCTGTGCCGCATCCAGTAGCGGTTGGTGTTCCGCAACCTTATCCCGTCCATGTTCCTGTACCAAAGCATATTCCTATACAGGTAGTGAAGACGGTAGCGATTCCGGTGGAAAAGAAGGTTCCTTATCCCGTAGAGAAGCACATACCGGTACCCGTTGAGAAGCCAGTTCCCATCACGATCGAGAAGCATATTCCTGTTCCAGTCGTGAAGCCATATCCCATCAAAATTCCCGTTTATAAAACCATTTATCATCACGCGAAAAAGCATTAA